One region of Polyodon spathula isolate WHYD16114869_AA chromosome 25, ASM1765450v1, whole genome shotgun sequence genomic DNA includes:
- the LOC121300339 gene encoding uncharacterized protein LOC121300339 isoform X2, protein MHSFLRIVVCAYLISPPGHAFTLVHQTPRSVTAQPGESVDLTCSFNGTGQETTQVRWFRYATNKTSLQINICYRHNVTSQFINRAAVTENNSTSILSLDALLPEDTGVYVCEVERWIPEPFIKKQGNGTLVNIAALFSRNKHPADIIYYIASVLILALVLGIVAVVRFKRTVNSSVSRVPGIQGLGTPECIPEQDSLCSRPDTQEVCYASLNFNNRPRTTDPIRTGLMPAQYEATENNLPAKGKADPFRRRRSE, encoded by the exons ATGCATTCTTTCCTGAGAATCGTGGTGTGCGCTTATTTGATTTCACCTCCAG GCCACGCTTTCACCCTCGTTCACCAGACCCCGCGATCAGTCACTGCTCAGCCCGGCGAAAGTGTGGATTTGACATGCTCCTTCAATGGAACCGGTCAGGAGACTACGCAAGTTAGATGGTTCAGATATGCAACTAATAAGACCTCGCTTCAAATCAACATCTGTTATCGTCACAACGTGACTTCACAATTTATTAACCGCGCAGCTGTCACGGAAAACAATTCTACAAGCATATTGTCCCTTGATGCCCTCCTCCCGGAGGACACTGGAGTTTATGTCTGTGAGGTTGAGAGGTGGATCCCGGAACCTTTTATTAAGAAACAGGGGAACGGCACCCTGGTTAATATTGCAG CTTTGTTTTCGAGAAACAAGCACCCAGCTGATATCATCTACTACATTGCAAGCGTGCTAATACTAGCGCTGGTCCTGGGAATCGTTGCTGTCGTTCGTTTCAAGCGCACAG ttaattCATCGGTTTCGCGTGTGCCTGGCATTCAAGGACTCGGCACACCTGAG TGTATTCCTGAGCAGGACAGCCTGTGCTCACGGCCGGACACGCAGGAAGTGTGCTATGCAAGTCTGAATTTCAACAACAGACCCAGGACCACAGACCCGATTAGGACGGGATTAATGCCTGCACAATACGAAGCAACAGAAAACAACCTGCCGGCGAAAGGAAAGGCAG
- the LOC121299815 gene encoding 5'-AMP-activated protein kinase subunit beta-1, translated as MGNTSSERQGDHKSQRRDSRGGYSKDGDQSKILMDSPEDADIFQAEEMKAPLEKEEYLAWKHDLEVSDKDPTQDRPTVFRWTGGGKDVFLAGSFNNWNNKIPLTKSHNNFVAILDLPEGEHQYKFYVDGQWTHDPSQPVVSNQLGTVNNVIQVKKTDFEVFDALMVDSQKCSDVSDLSSSPPGPYLQDAYISKPDERFKAPPILPPHLLQVILNKDTGISCDPALLPEPNHVMLNHLYALSIKDGVMVLSATHRYKKKYVTTLLYKPI; from the exons ATGGGGAACACCAGCAGCGAGCGGCAGGGGGACCACAAGTCCCAACGGAGGGACAGCAGGGGCGGGTACTCCAAAGACGGGGACCAGTCGAAGATACTGATGGACAGCCCAGAGGATGCGGACATCTTCCAAGCAGAGGAGATGAAG GCTCCATTAGAGAAGGAGGAGTATCTCGCCTGGAAGCATGACCTGGAGGTGAGTGACAAAGACCCGACTCAAGACAGGCCCACAGTGTTTCGCTGGACTGGAGGCGGGAAGGATGTTTTCCTAGCAGGGTCCTTCAATAACTGGAACAACAAAATCCCTCTCACCAAGAG CCATAATAACTTTGTAGCTATCCTGGACCTGCCAGAAGGGGAGCACCAGTATAAGTTCTATGTAGATGGGCAGTGGACACATGATCCCTCCCAG CCGGTGGTGAGCAACCAGCTGGGAACAGTCAACAACGTGATCCAGGTGAAGAAGACGGACTTCGAAGTGTTTGACGCCCTGATGGTCGACTCCCAGAAGTGTTCTGATGTGTCAG ACTTGTCAAGCTCTCCTCCCGGCCCGTACCTCCAGGACGCCTACATCAGCAAACCAGATGAGCGTTTCAAGGCTCCTCCCATCCTCCCTCCTCACCTGCTGCAGGTCATCCTCAACAAGGACACGGGCATCTCT TGTGATCCTGCATTGCTGCCTGAACCTAACCACGTGATGCTAAATCACCTGTATGCCCTTTCCATCAAG gaCGGTGTGATGGTTCTCAGTGCCACTCATCGGTACAAGAAGAAGTATGTAACGACTCTGCTGTACAAACCTATATGA
- the LOC121299600 gene encoding transmembrane protein 233-like, translated as MSHPVVNSDVKSASDNSPETDTRNEAQQAPPPNNYLLLTIFTCFCPAYPVNIVALIFSVMSISSYNQGDREGAERLGRNAKWVAIASVIIGLLVTAIYCTVHFTTLLS; from the exons ATGTCTCACCCCGTCGTGAATTCAGACGTGAAAAGCGCCTCGGACAACAGTCCGGAGACTGACACCAGGAACGAAGCGCAACAAGCGCCTCCGCCAAACAACTACCTGCTTCTCACCATCTTTACATGCTTCTGTCCGGCCTACCCCGTCAACATAGTGGCGTTGATTTTCTCTGTAATG TCCATAAGCAGTTATAACCAAGGAGACCGGGAGGGTGCGGAACGGCTGGGTCGGAATGCCAAGTGGGTTGCCATCGCGTCGGTGATTATCGGACTCCTAGTCACTGCCATCTATTGCACGGTTCACTTCACAACG CTGCTCAGTTAG